One segment of Takifugu rubripes chromosome 5, fTakRub1.2, whole genome shotgun sequence DNA contains the following:
- the hgs gene encoding hepatocyte growth factor-regulated tyrosine kinase substrate isoform X4, whose protein sequence is MGKGGGTFDRLLDKATSQLLLETDWESILQICDLIRQGDAQAKYAVGAIKKKLNDKNPHVALYALEVLESVVKNCGQTVHDEVACKQTMEELKDLLKKQTEANVRNKILYLIQAWAHAFRNEPKYKVVQDTYQIMKVEGHSFPEFKESDAMFAAERAPDWVDAEECHRCRVQFGVMTRKHHCRACGQIFCGKCSSKYSTIPKFGIEKEVRVCEPCFELLNKKAESKAPPAGSAELPPEYLTSPLSQQSQMPPKRDEAALQEEEELQLAIALSQSEAEEKERMRQKNSYSVYPKTDPTPVTSSAPPVSTLYTPPVNSSAPSAEDIDPELARYLNRTYWEKKQEEARKSPTPSAPAPVPLAEPPPAVSQPVESHVPAQPVNIVEQQYQNGESEENHEQFLKALQNAVTTFLNRMKSNHMRGRSITNDSAVLSLFQSINNMHPQLLDILNQLDEKRLYYEGLQDKLAQVRDARAALNALRDEHREKLRRAAEEAERQRQIQLAQKLEIMRQKKQEYLEMQRQLAIQRLQEQEKERQMRLEQQKHTIQMRAQMPAFSLPYAQMQSLPPNVAGGVVYQPGPPPSYPGTFSPAGSVEGSPMHNIYMGQPGQTATPQYQAMPGAATDPNMVNAYMYQTAGNNGQAAPPPAQGPPNASPSYSNYQPTPSQGYQNVVSQAQSMPPMSQAVPTNGMGYMGYQPYSMQNMISALPGQDPNMPPQQPYMPGQQPIYQQVAPPGGPQQQQQQLPPQQQQQAPQAVLGSTEAQLISFD, encoded by the exons ATGGGGAAAGGTGGCGGTACATTTGACCGGCTTCTCG ATAAGGCCAccagccagctgctgctggaaaccGACTGGGAGTCCATTCTGCAAATCTGTGATCTAATTCGTCAAGGAGATGCTCA AGCCAAGTATGCGGTTGGGGCCATTAAGAAAAAGCTGAATGACAAAAATCCCCATGTTGCTCTATATGCACTTGAG GTGCTCGAGTCAGTGGTGAAAAACTGTGGCCAAACAGTCCACGATGAGGTGGCCTGTAAACAAACTATGGAGGAATTGAAGGATTTACTTAAG AAACAGACGGAAGCAAATGTCAGGAATAAGATCCTGTATCTGATTCAAGCCTGGGCGCATGCATTCCGCAATGAGCCCAAATATAAAGTGGTCCAAGACACCTATCAGATCATGAAAGTGGAAG gTCATTCTTTCCCAGAGTTTAAGGAGAGTGATGCCATGTTTGCTGCTGAAAGA GCCCCAGACTGGGTTGATGCAGAGGAGTGTCACCGGTGCAGGGTCCAGTTTGGAGTTATGACAAGAAAG CACCATTGTCGTGCCTGTGGCCAGATTTTCTGTGGAAAATGCTCATCTAAATACTCAACCATCCCAAAGTTTGGCATTGAGAAGGAAGTACGTGTGTGTGAGCCGTGTTTCGAACTGCTGAACAA GAAAGCTGAGAGTAAAGCCCCCcctgcaggttctgctgagCTTCCTCCTGAGTACTTGACCAGCCCACTGTCCCAACAGTCACAG ATGCCACCCAAGAGAGACGAGGCcgcgctgcaggaggaggaggagctgcagctcgcCATTGCTCTTTCCCAAAGTGAAGCTGAGGAGAAGGAGCGGATG AGGCAGAAGAACTCTTACTCAGTGTATCCAAAAACTGATCCCACCCCAGTGACTTCCTCCGCCCCACCAGTCAGTACCCTCTACACACCCCCTGTG AACTCCTCCGCTCCATCGGCTGAAGATATAGACCCTGAG CTGGCCCGCTACCTGAACAGAACTTACTGGGAGAAGAAACAAGAAGAGGCCCGGAAGAGTCCAACGCCTTCGGCGCCCGCTCCCGTGCCACTGGCTGAACCCCCCCCGGCCGTCAGCCAGCCTGTTGAGAGCCATGTCCCTGCCCAGCCAGTCAACATAGTGGAG CAGCAGTATCAGAATGGGGAGTCCGAGGAGAACCACGAGCAGTTTCTAAAAGCTCTGCAGAATGCCGTCACCACTTTTCTCAACCGCATGAAGAGCAACCACATGCGTGGACGCAGCATCACCAATGACAGCGCTGTGCTCTCGCTCTTCCAGTCCATCAACAACATGCACCCTCAGTTGTTGGATATCCTCAACCAGCTTGATGAAAAGCGAC TGTACTACGAAGGGCTACAAGACAAGCTAGCTCAGGTGCGTGATGCTCGGGCTGCTCTCAACGCTCTTCGAGATGAACACCGAGAGAAACTGCGTCGTGCCGCAGAGGAAGCGGAGCGACAGAGGCAGATTCAGCTCGCACAAAAACTGGAGATCATGAGGCAAAAGAAGCAG GAGTATCTGGAGATGCAAAGACAGTTGGCCATCCAGCGCctccaggagcaggagaaggagaggcagatgcgtctggagcagcagaagcacaCGATCCAGATGAGAGCCCAAATGCCTGCTTTCTCCCTGCCCTATGCCCAG ATGCAGTCTTTGCCACCCAATGTGGCAGGAGGGGTGGTGTACCAACCTGGTCCTCCACCCAGTTACCCAGGCACCTTCAGTCCAGCAGGTTCTGTGGAGGGTTCGCCTATGCACAACATCTACATGGGCCAGCCTGGGCAGACGGCTACACCGCAGTACCAAGCTATGCCTGGAGCTGCCACAG ATCCAAATATGGTCAATGCGTACATGTATCAGACGGCAGGCAACAATGGacaggctgctcctcctcctgctcagggtCCTCCCAATGCTAGTCCATCATACTCCAACTACCAACCCACACCCTCGCAGGGTTATCAG AACGTGGTCTCGCAGGCCCAGTCAATGCCCCCAATGTCCCAGGCTGTCCCTACTAATGGCATGGGCTACATGGGCTACCAACCATACAGCATGCAGAATATGATTTCAGCATTGCCAGGACAGGACCCTAATATGCCCCCCCAACAGCCCTACATGCCAGGCCAGCAGCCCATATACCAACAG GTGGCTCCCCCTGGCGgcccacagcagcaacagcagcagctgccgccccagcaacagcagcaggctccCCAGGCTGTGCTCGGCAGCACAGAGGCTCAGCTCATCTCCTTTGACTGA
- the hgs gene encoding hepatocyte growth factor-regulated tyrosine kinase substrate isoform X2, translating to MGKGGGTFDRLLDKATSQLLLETDWESILQICDLIRQGDAQAKYAVGAIKKKLNDKNPHVALYALEVLESVVKNCGQTVHDEVACKQTMEELKDLLKKQTEANVRNKILYLIQAWAHAFRNEPKYKVVQDTYQIMKVEGHSFPEFKESDAMFAAERAPDWVDAEECHRCRVQFGVMTRKHHCRACGQIFCGKCSSKYSTIPKFGIEKEVRVCEPCFELLNNHPSLSPPLRKAESKAPPAGSAELPPEYLTSPLSQQSQMPPKRDEAALQEEEELQLAIALSQSEAEEKERMRQKNSYSVYPKTDPTPVTSSAPPVSTLYTPPVNSSAPSAEDIDPELARYLNRTYWEKKQEEARKSPTPSAPAPVPLAEPPPAVSQPVESHVPAQPVNIVEQYQNGESEENHEQFLKALQNAVTTFLNRMKSNHMRGRSITNDSAVLSLFQSINNMHPQLLDILNQLDEKRLYYEGLQDKLAQVRDARAALNALRDEHREKLRRAAEEAERQRQIQLAQKLEIMRQKKQEYLEMQRQLAIQRLQEQEKERQMRLEQQKHTIQMRAQMPAFSLPYAQMQSLPPNVAGGVVYQPGPPPSYPGTFSPAGSVEGSPMHNIYMGQPGQTATPQYQAMPGAATDPNMVNAYMYQTAGNNGQAAPPPAQGPPNASPSYSNYQPTPSQGYQNVVSQAQSMPPMSQAVPTNGMGYMGYQPYSMQNMISALPGQDPNMPPQQPYMPGQQPIYQQVAPPGGPQQQQQQLPPQQQQQAPQAVLGSTEAQLISFD from the exons ATGGGGAAAGGTGGCGGTACATTTGACCGGCTTCTCG ATAAGGCCAccagccagctgctgctggaaaccGACTGGGAGTCCATTCTGCAAATCTGTGATCTAATTCGTCAAGGAGATGCTCA AGCCAAGTATGCGGTTGGGGCCATTAAGAAAAAGCTGAATGACAAAAATCCCCATGTTGCTCTATATGCACTTGAG GTGCTCGAGTCAGTGGTGAAAAACTGTGGCCAAACAGTCCACGATGAGGTGGCCTGTAAACAAACTATGGAGGAATTGAAGGATTTACTTAAG AAACAGACGGAAGCAAATGTCAGGAATAAGATCCTGTATCTGATTCAAGCCTGGGCGCATGCATTCCGCAATGAGCCCAAATATAAAGTGGTCCAAGACACCTATCAGATCATGAAAGTGGAAG gTCATTCTTTCCCAGAGTTTAAGGAGAGTGATGCCATGTTTGCTGCTGAAAGA GCCCCAGACTGGGTTGATGCAGAGGAGTGTCACCGGTGCAGGGTCCAGTTTGGAGTTATGACAAGAAAG CACCATTGTCGTGCCTGTGGCCAGATTTTCTGTGGAAAATGCTCATCTAAATACTCAACCATCCCAAAGTTTGGCATTGAGAAGGAAGTACGTGTGTGTGAGCCGTGTTTCGAACTGCTGAACAA CcacccatccctctctcctccccttagGAAAGCTGAGAGTAAAGCCCCCcctgcaggttctgctgagCTTCCTCCTGAGTACTTGACCAGCCCACTGTCCCAACAGTCACAG ATGCCACCCAAGAGAGACGAGGCcgcgctgcaggaggaggaggagctgcagctcgcCATTGCTCTTTCCCAAAGTGAAGCTGAGGAGAAGGAGCGGATG AGGCAGAAGAACTCTTACTCAGTGTATCCAAAAACTGATCCCACCCCAGTGACTTCCTCCGCCCCACCAGTCAGTACCCTCTACACACCCCCTGTG AACTCCTCCGCTCCATCGGCTGAAGATATAGACCCTGAG CTGGCCCGCTACCTGAACAGAACTTACTGGGAGAAGAAACAAGAAGAGGCCCGGAAGAGTCCAACGCCTTCGGCGCCCGCTCCCGTGCCACTGGCTGAACCCCCCCCGGCCGTCAGCCAGCCTGTTGAGAGCCATGTCCCTGCCCAGCCAGTCAACATAGTGGAG CAGTATCAGAATGGGGAGTCCGAGGAGAACCACGAGCAGTTTCTAAAAGCTCTGCAGAATGCCGTCACCACTTTTCTCAACCGCATGAAGAGCAACCACATGCGTGGACGCAGCATCACCAATGACAGCGCTGTGCTCTCGCTCTTCCAGTCCATCAACAACATGCACCCTCAGTTGTTGGATATCCTCAACCAGCTTGATGAAAAGCGAC TGTACTACGAAGGGCTACAAGACAAGCTAGCTCAGGTGCGTGATGCTCGGGCTGCTCTCAACGCTCTTCGAGATGAACACCGAGAGAAACTGCGTCGTGCCGCAGAGGAAGCGGAGCGACAGAGGCAGATTCAGCTCGCACAAAAACTGGAGATCATGAGGCAAAAGAAGCAG GAGTATCTGGAGATGCAAAGACAGTTGGCCATCCAGCGCctccaggagcaggagaaggagaggcagatgcgtctggagcagcagaagcacaCGATCCAGATGAGAGCCCAAATGCCTGCTTTCTCCCTGCCCTATGCCCAG ATGCAGTCTTTGCCACCCAATGTGGCAGGAGGGGTGGTGTACCAACCTGGTCCTCCACCCAGTTACCCAGGCACCTTCAGTCCAGCAGGTTCTGTGGAGGGTTCGCCTATGCACAACATCTACATGGGCCAGCCTGGGCAGACGGCTACACCGCAGTACCAAGCTATGCCTGGAGCTGCCACAG ATCCAAATATGGTCAATGCGTACATGTATCAGACGGCAGGCAACAATGGacaggctgctcctcctcctgctcagggtCCTCCCAATGCTAGTCCATCATACTCCAACTACCAACCCACACCCTCGCAGGGTTATCAG AACGTGGTCTCGCAGGCCCAGTCAATGCCCCCAATGTCCCAGGCTGTCCCTACTAATGGCATGGGCTACATGGGCTACCAACCATACAGCATGCAGAATATGATTTCAGCATTGCCAGGACAGGACCCTAATATGCCCCCCCAACAGCCCTACATGCCAGGCCAGCAGCCCATATACCAACAG GTGGCTCCCCCTGGCGgcccacagcagcaacagcagcagctgccgccccagcaacagcagcaggctccCCAGGCTGTGCTCGGCAGCACAGAGGCTCAGCTCATCTCCTTTGACTGA
- the hgs gene encoding hepatocyte growth factor-regulated tyrosine kinase substrate isoform X1 gives MGKGGGTFDRLLDKATSQLLLETDWESILQICDLIRQGDAQAKYAVGAIKKKLNDKNPHVALYALEVLESVVKNCGQTVHDEVACKQTMEELKDLLKKQTEANVRNKILYLIQAWAHAFRNEPKYKVVQDTYQIMKVEGHSFPEFKESDAMFAAERAPDWVDAEECHRCRVQFGVMTRKHHCRACGQIFCGKCSSKYSTIPKFGIEKEVRVCEPCFELLNNHPSLSPPLRKAESKAPPAGSAELPPEYLTSPLSQQSQMPPKRDEAALQEEEELQLAIALSQSEAEEKERMRQKNSYSVYPKTDPTPVTSSAPPVSTLYTPPVNSSAPSAEDIDPELARYLNRTYWEKKQEEARKSPTPSAPAPVPLAEPPPAVSQPVESHVPAQPVNIVEQQYQNGESEENHEQFLKALQNAVTTFLNRMKSNHMRGRSITNDSAVLSLFQSINNMHPQLLDILNQLDEKRLYYEGLQDKLAQVRDARAALNALRDEHREKLRRAAEEAERQRQIQLAQKLEIMRQKKQEYLEMQRQLAIQRLQEQEKERQMRLEQQKHTIQMRAQMPAFSLPYAQMQSLPPNVAGGVVYQPGPPPSYPGTFSPAGSVEGSPMHNIYMGQPGQTATPQYQAMPGAATDPNMVNAYMYQTAGNNGQAAPPPAQGPPNASPSYSNYQPTPSQGYQNVVSQAQSMPPMSQAVPTNGMGYMGYQPYSMQNMISALPGQDPNMPPQQPYMPGQQPIYQQVAPPGGPQQQQQQLPPQQQQQAPQAVLGSTEAQLISFD, from the exons ATGGGGAAAGGTGGCGGTACATTTGACCGGCTTCTCG ATAAGGCCAccagccagctgctgctggaaaccGACTGGGAGTCCATTCTGCAAATCTGTGATCTAATTCGTCAAGGAGATGCTCA AGCCAAGTATGCGGTTGGGGCCATTAAGAAAAAGCTGAATGACAAAAATCCCCATGTTGCTCTATATGCACTTGAG GTGCTCGAGTCAGTGGTGAAAAACTGTGGCCAAACAGTCCACGATGAGGTGGCCTGTAAACAAACTATGGAGGAATTGAAGGATTTACTTAAG AAACAGACGGAAGCAAATGTCAGGAATAAGATCCTGTATCTGATTCAAGCCTGGGCGCATGCATTCCGCAATGAGCCCAAATATAAAGTGGTCCAAGACACCTATCAGATCATGAAAGTGGAAG gTCATTCTTTCCCAGAGTTTAAGGAGAGTGATGCCATGTTTGCTGCTGAAAGA GCCCCAGACTGGGTTGATGCAGAGGAGTGTCACCGGTGCAGGGTCCAGTTTGGAGTTATGACAAGAAAG CACCATTGTCGTGCCTGTGGCCAGATTTTCTGTGGAAAATGCTCATCTAAATACTCAACCATCCCAAAGTTTGGCATTGAGAAGGAAGTACGTGTGTGTGAGCCGTGTTTCGAACTGCTGAACAA CcacccatccctctctcctccccttagGAAAGCTGAGAGTAAAGCCCCCcctgcaggttctgctgagCTTCCTCCTGAGTACTTGACCAGCCCACTGTCCCAACAGTCACAG ATGCCACCCAAGAGAGACGAGGCcgcgctgcaggaggaggaggagctgcagctcgcCATTGCTCTTTCCCAAAGTGAAGCTGAGGAGAAGGAGCGGATG AGGCAGAAGAACTCTTACTCAGTGTATCCAAAAACTGATCCCACCCCAGTGACTTCCTCCGCCCCACCAGTCAGTACCCTCTACACACCCCCTGTG AACTCCTCCGCTCCATCGGCTGAAGATATAGACCCTGAG CTGGCCCGCTACCTGAACAGAACTTACTGGGAGAAGAAACAAGAAGAGGCCCGGAAGAGTCCAACGCCTTCGGCGCCCGCTCCCGTGCCACTGGCTGAACCCCCCCCGGCCGTCAGCCAGCCTGTTGAGAGCCATGTCCCTGCCCAGCCAGTCAACATAGTGGAG CAGCAGTATCAGAATGGGGAGTCCGAGGAGAACCACGAGCAGTTTCTAAAAGCTCTGCAGAATGCCGTCACCACTTTTCTCAACCGCATGAAGAGCAACCACATGCGTGGACGCAGCATCACCAATGACAGCGCTGTGCTCTCGCTCTTCCAGTCCATCAACAACATGCACCCTCAGTTGTTGGATATCCTCAACCAGCTTGATGAAAAGCGAC TGTACTACGAAGGGCTACAAGACAAGCTAGCTCAGGTGCGTGATGCTCGGGCTGCTCTCAACGCTCTTCGAGATGAACACCGAGAGAAACTGCGTCGTGCCGCAGAGGAAGCGGAGCGACAGAGGCAGATTCAGCTCGCACAAAAACTGGAGATCATGAGGCAAAAGAAGCAG GAGTATCTGGAGATGCAAAGACAGTTGGCCATCCAGCGCctccaggagcaggagaaggagaggcagatgcgtctggagcagcagaagcacaCGATCCAGATGAGAGCCCAAATGCCTGCTTTCTCCCTGCCCTATGCCCAG ATGCAGTCTTTGCCACCCAATGTGGCAGGAGGGGTGGTGTACCAACCTGGTCCTCCACCCAGTTACCCAGGCACCTTCAGTCCAGCAGGTTCTGTGGAGGGTTCGCCTATGCACAACATCTACATGGGCCAGCCTGGGCAGACGGCTACACCGCAGTACCAAGCTATGCCTGGAGCTGCCACAG ATCCAAATATGGTCAATGCGTACATGTATCAGACGGCAGGCAACAATGGacaggctgctcctcctcctgctcagggtCCTCCCAATGCTAGTCCATCATACTCCAACTACCAACCCACACCCTCGCAGGGTTATCAG AACGTGGTCTCGCAGGCCCAGTCAATGCCCCCAATGTCCCAGGCTGTCCCTACTAATGGCATGGGCTACATGGGCTACCAACCATACAGCATGCAGAATATGATTTCAGCATTGCCAGGACAGGACCCTAATATGCCCCCCCAACAGCCCTACATGCCAGGCCAGCAGCCCATATACCAACAG GTGGCTCCCCCTGGCGgcccacagcagcaacagcagcagctgccgccccagcaacagcagcaggctccCCAGGCTGTGCTCGGCAGCACAGAGGCTCAGCTCATCTCCTTTGACTGA
- the hgs gene encoding hepatocyte growth factor-regulated tyrosine kinase substrate isoform X3: protein MGKGGGTFDRLLDKATSQLLLETDWESILQICDLIRQGDAQAKYAVGAIKKKLNDKNPHVALYALEVLESVVKNCGQTVHDEVACKQTMEELKDLLKTEANVRNKILYLIQAWAHAFRNEPKYKVVQDTYQIMKVEGHSFPEFKESDAMFAAERAPDWVDAEECHRCRVQFGVMTRKHHCRACGQIFCGKCSSKYSTIPKFGIEKEVRVCEPCFELLNNHPSLSPPLRKAESKAPPAGSAELPPEYLTSPLSQQSQMPPKRDEAALQEEEELQLAIALSQSEAEEKERMRQKNSYSVYPKTDPTPVTSSAPPVSTLYTPPVNSSAPSAEDIDPELARYLNRTYWEKKQEEARKSPTPSAPAPVPLAEPPPAVSQPVESHVPAQPVNIVEQQYQNGESEENHEQFLKALQNAVTTFLNRMKSNHMRGRSITNDSAVLSLFQSINNMHPQLLDILNQLDEKRLYYEGLQDKLAQVRDARAALNALRDEHREKLRRAAEEAERQRQIQLAQKLEIMRQKKQEYLEMQRQLAIQRLQEQEKERQMRLEQQKHTIQMRAQMPAFSLPYAQMQSLPPNVAGGVVYQPGPPPSYPGTFSPAGSVEGSPMHNIYMGQPGQTATPQYQAMPGAATDPNMVNAYMYQTAGNNGQAAPPPAQGPPNASPSYSNYQPTPSQGYQNVVSQAQSMPPMSQAVPTNGMGYMGYQPYSMQNMISALPGQDPNMPPQQPYMPGQQPIYQQVAPPGGPQQQQQQLPPQQQQQAPQAVLGSTEAQLISFD, encoded by the exons ATGGGGAAAGGTGGCGGTACATTTGACCGGCTTCTCG ATAAGGCCAccagccagctgctgctggaaaccGACTGGGAGTCCATTCTGCAAATCTGTGATCTAATTCGTCAAGGAGATGCTCA AGCCAAGTATGCGGTTGGGGCCATTAAGAAAAAGCTGAATGACAAAAATCCCCATGTTGCTCTATATGCACTTGAG GTGCTCGAGTCAGTGGTGAAAAACTGTGGCCAAACAGTCCACGATGAGGTGGCCTGTAAACAAACTATGGAGGAATTGAAGGATTTACTTAAG ACGGAAGCAAATGTCAGGAATAAGATCCTGTATCTGATTCAAGCCTGGGCGCATGCATTCCGCAATGAGCCCAAATATAAAGTGGTCCAAGACACCTATCAGATCATGAAAGTGGAAG gTCATTCTTTCCCAGAGTTTAAGGAGAGTGATGCCATGTTTGCTGCTGAAAGA GCCCCAGACTGGGTTGATGCAGAGGAGTGTCACCGGTGCAGGGTCCAGTTTGGAGTTATGACAAGAAAG CACCATTGTCGTGCCTGTGGCCAGATTTTCTGTGGAAAATGCTCATCTAAATACTCAACCATCCCAAAGTTTGGCATTGAGAAGGAAGTACGTGTGTGTGAGCCGTGTTTCGAACTGCTGAACAA CcacccatccctctctcctccccttagGAAAGCTGAGAGTAAAGCCCCCcctgcaggttctgctgagCTTCCTCCTGAGTACTTGACCAGCCCACTGTCCCAACAGTCACAG ATGCCACCCAAGAGAGACGAGGCcgcgctgcaggaggaggaggagctgcagctcgcCATTGCTCTTTCCCAAAGTGAAGCTGAGGAGAAGGAGCGGATG AGGCAGAAGAACTCTTACTCAGTGTATCCAAAAACTGATCCCACCCCAGTGACTTCCTCCGCCCCACCAGTCAGTACCCTCTACACACCCCCTGTG AACTCCTCCGCTCCATCGGCTGAAGATATAGACCCTGAG CTGGCCCGCTACCTGAACAGAACTTACTGGGAGAAGAAACAAGAAGAGGCCCGGAAGAGTCCAACGCCTTCGGCGCCCGCTCCCGTGCCACTGGCTGAACCCCCCCCGGCCGTCAGCCAGCCTGTTGAGAGCCATGTCCCTGCCCAGCCAGTCAACATAGTGGAG CAGCAGTATCAGAATGGGGAGTCCGAGGAGAACCACGAGCAGTTTCTAAAAGCTCTGCAGAATGCCGTCACCACTTTTCTCAACCGCATGAAGAGCAACCACATGCGTGGACGCAGCATCACCAATGACAGCGCTGTGCTCTCGCTCTTCCAGTCCATCAACAACATGCACCCTCAGTTGTTGGATATCCTCAACCAGCTTGATGAAAAGCGAC TGTACTACGAAGGGCTACAAGACAAGCTAGCTCAGGTGCGTGATGCTCGGGCTGCTCTCAACGCTCTTCGAGATGAACACCGAGAGAAACTGCGTCGTGCCGCAGAGGAAGCGGAGCGACAGAGGCAGATTCAGCTCGCACAAAAACTGGAGATCATGAGGCAAAAGAAGCAG GAGTATCTGGAGATGCAAAGACAGTTGGCCATCCAGCGCctccaggagcaggagaaggagaggcagatgcgtctggagcagcagaagcacaCGATCCAGATGAGAGCCCAAATGCCTGCTTTCTCCCTGCCCTATGCCCAG ATGCAGTCTTTGCCACCCAATGTGGCAGGAGGGGTGGTGTACCAACCTGGTCCTCCACCCAGTTACCCAGGCACCTTCAGTCCAGCAGGTTCTGTGGAGGGTTCGCCTATGCACAACATCTACATGGGCCAGCCTGGGCAGACGGCTACACCGCAGTACCAAGCTATGCCTGGAGCTGCCACAG ATCCAAATATGGTCAATGCGTACATGTATCAGACGGCAGGCAACAATGGacaggctgctcctcctcctgctcagggtCCTCCCAATGCTAGTCCATCATACTCCAACTACCAACCCACACCCTCGCAGGGTTATCAG AACGTGGTCTCGCAGGCCCAGTCAATGCCCCCAATGTCCCAGGCTGTCCCTACTAATGGCATGGGCTACATGGGCTACCAACCATACAGCATGCAGAATATGATTTCAGCATTGCCAGGACAGGACCCTAATATGCCCCCCCAACAGCCCTACATGCCAGGCCAGCAGCCCATATACCAACAG GTGGCTCCCCCTGGCGgcccacagcagcaacagcagcagctgccgccccagcaacagcagcaggctccCCAGGCTGTGCTCGGCAGCACAGAGGCTCAGCTCATCTCCTTTGACTGA